Below is a genomic region from Anguilla anguilla isolate fAngAng1 chromosome 18, fAngAng1.pri, whole genome shotgun sequence.
TCAATGCGCGCACACTCAGGTTTGTGGGAGTTTGAATACGCAcactcaggtgtgtggggggttggATACGCACACTCAGGTGTTTGGGGGGTTGGATACGCACACTCAGATGTTTCGGGGGTTGTATACGCACACTCAGGTGTGGGAGGAGATTTGGATACGCACACtcaggtgtgggggggtgtggataCGCACACTCAGGTGTGTGGGCGGTTGGATACGCACACTCAGGTGTTTGGGGGGTTGGATACGCACACTCAGATGTTTCGGGGGTTGTATACGCACACTCAGGTGTGGGAGGAGATTTGGATACGCACACtcaggtgtgggggggtgtggataCGCACACTCAGGTGTGTGGGCGGTTGGATACGCACACTCAGGTGTTTGGGGGGTTGGATACGCAcactcaggtgtgtgggggtTTGGATACGTGCAGTCAGGTGTGTGGGGGTTTGGATATGAACACTCAGATGTGTGGGATCACCAGTGTGTTTATTAATATGATGATAAACTGCTGTACTGGAGGGGAGGGAACCCTGCAACCCCGTGCTGCCCCCACAGCCAGACTGTGAGAGCACAAAGGGCAGCGTGTTCCGGTTAAATGCTTTTGCGGGTTGGGAGTCCATGGAAACTGTAGCCTGTAGGAAAAGTTCTGAGAATGTTCATGCTAGAGGCTAACATTGTACACAGTAAACTAACTTGTACacaacactcacaaacatacggCCAACCGgtatacaacacacacaaacatgctgccAACATGTACGCAACGCACACGAACATGCTGTGAACTGAAGTCAGTTCTCTGCTCTCTTGTTATGTGATGTCTTACAGTAGACTATTCTGTTTGGCTAATAATTACCTGCAATAACTTGGGCAGAGGTCCAGCGAATCaagtgattgtatgctgtaacattaagattaGCCTTCATTGGAAccaaggggcctagcccaaaccatgtaAAACGGCCACAGACTAAGGGGTGTtcagatacctttggtcatatagtgtaagAAGTTAAGGACAGCAGTAAAGGTAAGAAGTAAAGGTAGCTTGGTTTGGGACGTGTCCGGAGCAGCTGTGTGCTCTGACACAGCTCTCAGTGAGAGTGTGATTTCTGCTGGTCTGTTCAGCATGGACTCCCTGAATCAGCCTAGTGTTTGTGCCAAGGCATCCCATAATGCAATCAAACTCTGCAAATGTGATTCCTGTGACTGTAAGGGATCACATCAGTCAGTGAGTAGAGAGACTCTTCAGCAGAGTGCTTTATGTAGATGTCTGCCTGTCATAATTCAGTTGGGGTTTTAAAAGCCCTGGAGTATGATTTCAATTATACAACTCATTCATCCTGCAGTGTAGCTGACAGTAGGGTGCAGTGTCATTATTAGCTAAAGCAATGTAATTCATGGACTGGGGCCTGTAGTTGACTGTAGGGTGCAGTGTCATTATTAGCTAAAGCATTGGACTCTGTATGCTGGGGCATGTAGCTGACTGTAGCGTATGGTGTCATTATTAGCTAAAGCATTGGACTCCATTTGCTGGGGCCTGTAGCTGAGGCCCTTTTCTCAGCATGCAGGCATCTGCCCCACCCAGTCAGACCTGCCCTTGCCTGGGCTTACAGCCATAGCAGGGAACATCGGCCAGCTCCGCTCTCTTTCTCAGCTCCATTTTAGGAGTTCTGCTCCCTCCCAGATTGAAAAAAGGACATTaataatggtttttaaaaaaccttgaTTTCTCCAGCCATCTCCAGATTTGTTTTAGTGCATCCAGACTCCCCCTCAGCCGGACTGGGGCAGGGCTCAGTGTGGTGTAGCGCAATCACAGCGTAACCCCGAGGAGGACACTGCGTTTATGTGAGGCCGTATTTTAAGGTCTTGCATTAGACTGCTCGCCCAAGCGATGCTCCCAAGTTAATGGGACCACATTAATGTCTCACCTTAACCTCAAAGGGCGGAGTCAACACACCACCAAGTACCACcattttaagaaaaacattcaCTCTGAGAACTAAGAGATGATTTTATATGTGTGCTATAACCACACTAATTGTTTATGCATTTCACATTATGGGTAACATTATTATACCGTATTCCCACTGGGAGAGAGCACAGTCCCTGGCTCCCTACTCTTACACTTTACTCACAGTTTGCTTACACAGCTGCTAATCCCATAAACCCCggtttctgtctctcttgtcACCTGACCATCTGACACCCTCtctatgtaaatatgtaagttGATCTGCAGGTTTTTCACGGGTCACATGatttctgtttctggtttttaacGGTAATCTGAGTAGATAACCACTAATTCTGGGTCCCcctcataaaatatattttaagggTGAAGGGTGAATGAGATATTGATTAGTATGAGTATTAATGAGGTACTGAATTAGTATGAGAGTTAATGAGATGCTGAAATGGTACAGAAAGTGAAGAGGCTGGGATCAATTAGTTTCATTGTTAGTATTTCACatgatttgtaaataatttcaatTGGGCACCATATCTCTCACCTTGAGTTGCTTTGGTTGAGTTGATGTGTCTGAGGGGGCAAAATCTTGATATATTGTGATAGTCCTCATTGCATAGTAATTTGTTTGTCTTTCAAAGGCACACTTCCATGGGCACACTTACTGTGCCATTAATATCCATAAATTAAATGCTGCACTGAACTTCCTCATGGGATGGATACAGAAATTTTGATATGAGATGGCTCTTGATATGGCTGTTTAAAGCACTCATGGAGtcactcccccactccccccccccatccctgttTAGTTGAGTGTTCTGCATGGCGCCCCCATCAGCAGCGCTGTGGCCTTGCACACTTCGTCCCGCCACCagtcccccccctgccccgcttCAGGCGTTACCATGGCACCCGAGGGGCGGTGGTGCTCGCATTGTATGTAACAAAGAGCCCGAATGTCGGACGCGCTTCCTCATGTTACAGGGATCCAAAGAGCCATTTCCCCCAGGAGAGAGGCCAGTTACAAGAGTGATCCCCAAATAGAGTCACGCCTGCTAATGTTTGAGAGAACAGGAGCCCCAATCTACACCCCCTTTCATTCGCCCCAGGCCTCCTTGTCCCGTTCTTCCAGTACACAAACATACTCTGGAAGAActtttgaaatgcaaataatgagGTCTTTTGTCTGCCTGAATCCCATTGGTCCAGTGAACATTGTGAGCAGTAGCTCTTGGTCCGACTATAAGtcgaaaatgttttgtttgacaCACCATACTTGGCTCACTTACCAAAATGACcatatttaaatactttttggTGATTCAGAAATGggtaaataataacaaaatttaTCTGTACATTTAATGACGGACAGTTTAAATGTATCAACAGTACTGAAAAAGATGTTTTAAAGCATTGTGAGGATCAGTCATTGATCCTTGACAGCCAGAGTGataaagttattttaatttttagatCAGGTTCAAATAAGATTCAGTTGTCATTTCTAGACTTTTgtactgctgctctgtgctgctgctgtgtgccACTCTGTCCCACACTgtgtgctgctcagtgctgctgctcagtgctgctctgtgtgccaCTCTGTCCTACTctttgtgctgttctgtgctgctgtgcgatACTGCTCTATGTGCTGTTCTATGCTGCTGCTCGGTACTGCTCTATGTGCTGTTCTATGCTGCTCTgtactgctgctctgtgctgctctgcacTAGGGTCCAGGGATGATTTTCAGTATGAAGCTCATATGAAATTTTCACTGTTTCCCAACAGaccttatatttaaaaattattgtaaATGAACGCTATAATAGGATTTCCTGTCCAAACCTAACACAATCAGGGTTTCGTTAGCACAAGTCAGgagcattttttccacattgctagctagccaactaagTAACCAACTTGTGCTTGCTTGCCGACAACCAGACTTTTCATAGTTTAAAGACTTTAATGTTTCTAAAAATACTGTCTTTTGGGAGTATCAGGAATAAATAGGTAATTTAAAAGCCATTGCCAATCAAACAATAGGTCTTGAGATTTTGTTGTCAATTCTCACACAGCTGATTTGAGCGAATACTTTAAAAGGAATACAAACCAACTCATGCCAGTATAAACAAAGTTTGGATTTTACCTTAGCAACATCAGGATACAATTGGCTGAGTGACAATGATTGGCAGGTACTCAATATTATTCTTCTGTTCCTATGGTCAGAATAAAACAATCATGTGTACTGTAATATACAACAAAGCGCAGCTTTATCATAGTGTATGATTGACAGAGCCAAATTATTTTATAGGTCACCAGGAAGGTCTGAATCAGGATAGGATTTTGAGTCAAGTGcgtaaaatgtgtttaagtcTGCTTAAGACTTAGCCTAATTTTTCTAGGCAGAATTCCCCCTGTATTGTCAAATGTTgcaaaacaggtttttttggaTTACATTTCTGGTAACTCTGGTAAAAAattggagggggaaaaacataattattataaGAATGATGAAGTGAATTGTTACTGGATCGTGTAGCATTTTATTTCCAGTACACATGCGGTCACATGCCATGGTTTGGcatgaaatattgaatatattcaattatttagatattttccaTCAGTATATTGATATTGATAATTCTCAATATTGCTGGAGCCTGCTCTGTTCTGTGCCGCTCTGTGTTTCCCACGGTTATGTCATGTTCCTGCAGCAGCATTGAGGTCAAGgtcctcttttcctcttttctttaaaaaaaaaaaaaaaaaaaaaaaagaaaaaaaaggcacacagaCAATGAGGGGATTTGGACAGGACATCCTCTGAGCGCAGGAACAGTGGTGTTCTTTACCGTCCTGAGGCTGTCAGTCACtcaccagccccgcccccctcttgATCCTGTGTGAAAGTGCTCCCGCACAGCTGTTCCCACAAAACGTGGCGCTGCATTGAGAAAAGGGGAAGAGCGCCATCTACTGGCACGGCTGAGGGTGGCATGCTTAAACGTCTTAGGAGCGTtgtctgttctgtgttgtgtgctgtgaaTGGATGATTTCAGCTGCACTCTGAGGGCCAGGGGTAAAGATTCCCTTCCCCAGCCTTCTGTCTGTTCACAGCACACACTCGGCTGAGTTACTGATGATGCTCACCAGGGTCTCACAGATAGCGCAGAGCAGTCAGCTGGTGGTTCAATTTAAAAGcttaaagtaacatttttttttatttaacctttatttaccccggttaggttcgctgagcacggatgctcttttgcaggaacgccctgcttgtgtggatatgtgtggaCTACAGAACTAAACTTGTCCTCTTGACTGAGATAAtgacgcttgtgtgtgtgtgtgtgtgttccaggtgACCTCTCTCCCATGCAGATGGCTCCCATCGTGCAGTCCCAGTTCATCCCTCTGTCTGAAGTGCTCTGCTCTGTCATATCCGACATGAACGCAGCGCAGGTCACCGTCAGCCAGGAGGCGCTGTTCAGCCACATGATGAAGGCTTACCCAGGTAACCTCCTCCCGCCACCTGCGGATGGATTATTCCATTGTGTTGGTTGGCGCAAAACTATTGTTTGTCCAGCAGTATCTGTCCTGTCATTTAGAGATTTTGTTTGTAAGAGCTGTGGGACCTCTGAGTGCCTCCATTGGTAAAGGTACCCAGCACAGGCTTAGGCTGGTGCTCAGTTACAGGCTCGGGCTCTCTTATGTCCTGAGGGGAACACAGCCTGGTAAACACAGCTACCCTCCTACTGCCAAAGCTGGGCTTAGAGTCATCTCTGTTCCACTGCTGTGTGTTAGAGGGGGGCAAACATTCAGGCTGCCTTGTAACCATTGTATtgttttacattgcattgcattaatttagcagtgcttcttatccagagagacatTATACATTGgcttacgttacattacattacaggcatttaacagacactcttatccagagcaacttgcataACGTCTGCATTTGTACAAGGTAGACATTTATACAGCAGTGCATTGAGAAACTCCAAATTGGGCAAAAAGAGTCAAATTAAGTTACATGAAAGTAAAATTCCATTGCAGGTATGACCATTCCCACCCAGGATATCCTGTACAATGCTCTGGGCTCTCTGATAAAGGAGAGGAAGATCTACCACACAGGTGAAGGCTACTTCATCGTCACTCCACAGACCTACTTCATCACCAACAGCGTTGTCAAGGACAAGCACTGGTGGACCTCTGGCGAGAAcgacctcccctcccccccgcccatcACCTACCTGCTGAGCAGCGAGAGCTGTATGGACAGCACTGCCGACCCCCCCTCCGTGGCGCACTGCAAGTCCTGCAGCTGCTTTGCCCCGTCCGTCCTGGACCAGCACTCCGTCGCTGAGAGCACAGCCAAAAGCCTCCGGTGGCCCCGGGACCCCAAGCCCTCCATCCAGCATCAGTCCACCTCCACGGCCACCCACTACCAGCCCAGTGAGATGAGCAAGTCCACCACCAGCCGCAAGGACAAGGAGAAGCCGGGCCGCAAGTTTGGCCTCAGCTTCTTCCGCCGAAACGTGGGGAAGAAGGAGAAGCCCAAGAAGGAGTATGCCACGTACTCCGGACAGTTCCCCCCGGCGGAGTGGCCTGTTCGGGACGAGGAAGACCTGAACAACCTGCCTCGGGACCTGGAGCATGCCATCATCAGACGCATTAACCCTGAGCTGACTGTGGACAACCTGGTGCGCCACACGGTGTTGATGAAGAAGCTGGAGGACAAGGGTGGAGACAAGGGTGGAGACAAGGGGGTCGACCGGGGCGTGTCCACCGAGATCCTGACCTCCAAGCAGCGGCACCCGTCAGCCAAGGTCCCTGGCAAGAGGTCCTCCTCCAGGGCCGCCCGCAGCAAGAGGAAAACACGCTCCTCcagggagaagcagagggagaaGATGAAGGATTTAGGCTGCCCCGCTGACCCAGACCTGGACCACATTCCTTCCCTGCTTGGATCTGAGGTGGCTGTGGATGAACCAGTCCCTCAGGCTTATGAACATTCTTCTCCTGTGGAcaccaaaaatgtgtttaagaaACGAATTGACAACCCATTCCAGGGTAGGCCAGTGAGGAAGCCAGAAGAGAGCAGGCAGACGGGGGACAGCAGGGAGCACGCGGGGCACAGGTCAAAGTCCTGGGATCCATCCCAAACAAAGAAATCCACCAACAGGACTGGGAGACCGGTGACCACTATTGACAGGTCCTGCGAGGCACTGACATTAGACAGCCAACCAGTCAAAGAGCTTCTTGGAGACTACAGTTCTGGTTACCCGGAGACCAGCACCCTGAGAATAGAAGACAAAATGAAGAAACTGACAGAGTCTAAAGCAAGAGGCAGGGCTTTAGAGGATGATAATGGGAAGGGTACAAAGCATAAGGCTTCTCAGGATGGGAACGCAGGGGGTAGGTTACATCCTCGGCACCCCACAAGGCAGGCACCCCACAAGGATAGTGACCTTATGGCCTATCCGCTTCCACCCCAAATCACTCATCAGAGCAGTACAGCAGCCTCCCCATTTGGGCCAAATACCACCGCCCAACACAGACTCGGTCTGTCTGCCCAACAGCTAGATGGCAAGGGGGACGTGAAGCAGAGCCTCAGTCACTGTGGCTCACAGCAGCACACTCCACAGCCATTAAAGAGCGGTGGCCTGCGGGTAGACTCGGGACAAACAGAGAGCGACAGCTGCACAGATGAAGACCAGGCGCTCTACCAGCGGGCGGTGGAGGATGACGATGCTTGCAGCTCCCTCTATCTGAATGAGGACTCCATGAACGAGGGCAGCGatgtgagccaatcagaaaggaTCCCTTTCTATCAGCAGTCCTCCACTGAGGGGGACCGGGACTGTGCTTTTCTGGAGGAGGTTGGGGTGCACCAGGGGCCTGTATTAGGAACCAGTCAACAAGTGGACTGCAGGTGGCATGAGCTGAATTCCCAGCGGCACTCAGTCGTGTCCCAGACTGATGGAGCTCCTGCACAGGCCCCCCAGGTTCCGCTGCTGCCCGGGGGAGAAGCAGAGCCCAACGAAGTGGTCCAGAGCTGCATCTTCGACCGCTGCCAGGGCAGCGAGGCGGACTCGGACACGGAGACGCTGCACAGATCTGCCGATGAAGCCGAGAGCCGGTCGTTCAGCTGGGGCTGCGGCCCACGGCCAGAGGAGCTGGAGCACCAGGGAGCCGCGGGCAGCCCTCGTCCCGCTGCCGCCAGTCAGGGCGCCCCTGCAGGAGCCGGCGCGGGGGAGGCGGTGGAGAACCACAGCAGCACGGGGGACAGCGGGATCGACTCTCCAAGGTGAGCGTAAGGGTCATAGTGTAATCGGGACATTTTAACCTGGGTTTGAGATTACAGTCCTTAAAGTTCATTTCCATCTAGGGCCTTATCCAATCTGAAATATTATCTAGAAATCAGATGTGGCTACTAAAGTGTACTCTACACTAAACTGCACTAAACTTCACACTGGGCTAAACTTCACCCTACAGAAAACGGTTCCTCCACATTATAATGTGCAGATGAATCTGGCAGCTGTGCTGGCCTGTATGTTCAGTAATACAGTACTTGACAAGTGAGCTGAGCATCAGTCGCTCAAAAGCTATGATTTAACACCTATTTAACATCTATTTGTCTATTCTGCAGGCCATGCCTAATGAAAATAAAGACTGCATGCATAAAAATTCAAGTTTGTCTCatcacaataaaaaattttagAAGCAGAATTAAATGTAGGAATGTGACGTATTGCAAGCTGCAttcaaaagtttattttatagTACTGTAAATAGTTCCTGCTTTATATTATGTGTTATTGTATTTAGCATTATTTCATGCTCCTTGTTTTGGTGCCCATGTGAGGCACTAATCCTCCCAATCAGAACTATCATATGAAATGCTTCAGTTCTTTCTGAAACTGTTAACGGGCACTGTAATATTCAGGATTGCCTACTTATTTTAAGTGGTCATGTGAGTTACACACCATtcatgtttccccccccccgccccttatCCCACAGAACTCGAGTCAGCCTGACCTCCAGCAGCTCGGGGATTGTGGAAGGGCTGAAGCAGCGGATTTTCCTGCAGGACTTGGAGACGTTGCACTCCATGAGGCCCCAGAACTCTGTACTGCAGCTTGCGTCCACCATGAACGTATGAGCACTGCAGTTACTGTATATGACGTTCAGCGCTGGCTCTTCCAGTCTtattgtataaatgtaaatgtatacaCAGTGTATAAAAGTTTAAACGGTTACCATGTCTCTGGTGCTCAGTATCCATACCCTATATTGTGTATTTGCAGACCTGTGCATGATGGATTGTtggtgtaaaataatatttttgtactgttcTGTCAGAGGGACTTTTATTTCTGAGGTCCCAAGGTTTTCTGTGAATTTACACTTTAGGGGTCTTAAAACCTAAAATGAGTTCAATATTTTATCAACACTTCATTTTCTGACTTTTCATGTTGACATTTGCCAGGAATTAAAATGTGACAAATGAGTCTAGAATTATCTCCTTGTCTTGGTCATTATTGGAGATTATTGGGCTTATTGGCaatttcttcaaataaaaattaagtgtATAATGATCACAATGGGTCAATGGAACAACTTCCAAAGCCTTAGCTGGAACCCCCTTcctgaaaacaaattaaaaaaaaaaaaaaaaaagcaagtgaggtaaaaacaaattctttttttaaaacttcctGGTGAAAAGAAATTTTGGGAGGAATCCAGCCCTGTGTCCGTAATAAAATATAGGCTAAAATGGAAATTCATGGCTCTTTTTAAGCATCACTTTTCTTAGACTCTTTGGGGTGACTATTTTGGTTCCCCTGTAGATGATGTCATTGACCACAGATAGTTCCGCTCTGCAGTTCCCATACTGTGCAGTGTCTGCTAAGCAGGCTTATTTCATATTAGACCGTCTGTCCAAGGTCGTTTCCCTCAGGTTTCTCATGGtgtcatgtttttgtcatttgtcatgTTTCAGATGAGGACATAAATGCCCATACAGACATGATTACAAGCACTCTGTAAGAAAGAAAATCATGCagatattcttttttaaaaatctgctacAGGCAGGGTGCTTGCAATCATGTCTGCATGGGCATTCATGTCCTCCTCTGTTTTGGCATTTGCAGGATCCTTGGGCTTCTGGAACAATGCAATCAAGGGCTTGTGATCAGTCTCTCTGCTGATTGCTTGTCGTGACACAAACTGAACTCTCATATGCGTATGTAATGCTGAGCAGctccttgtctgtgtgtgtctctgtgtctgtcattGAATGCGACGCCTATGCTGTTGGCTGCCAGTTATCATTGTATTTCTGCAGGAGAACTGCACTGTTTGAGCCTACTCTGTGATGCATCTGCTGATATCTTGATAGGCCTCACTGGGTAGTAAAACCTCAGAACTGTCTCctacactcctacacacacacacacacacacaattggcAATCCAACTTCTGGAACTCTGTAAGTGTGAACTTGATTACTGATGGTTAGCTAAATAGATAGCTAAccaaattttttgtgcagtgatgCAGCGATTTATGCAAATACTGTTAACATTACACCTATAAAGATGAGTCATGAGATTACTATACTGTAGTGTAGCTTGCTAGTTATTCCAGACTGTAGTGGATGTTTTAATTGCTGATCCAATGGCACAGACAACTTGTGCTTTTCTCCTGAAAAAGTACAACAGAGAGTATCTGGTTTCCAAATTAATGTTGGTAAAATTTTTCTGACGTAGTCCCATGTGTTCAGCTGTCCCCACAGCAGATCAGGGATcagcgccccctagtggcctGGAAATCAACTGCGTTCCAACCAATCCCAGCCTCCCCTGCTTTCCTACAGCCTCTATaacacaggtgtcaaactgcagtcctggtGGGCCTccgtgtctgctggttttcagtgtttccGGCACCAGTGGTCcattaagtcattgattggctaaggaatccgcACTCCTTGTTCCCATTGCCTTAAATggcagctgactgaaaggaaaccaccatttagtttgacacccctgctctttGAATTTCTAATTCTACATCTGCTCTTAAGCACACTTCCTTGTTATTCCTTGTCTCATGGTAGTCTTAGTAATGTGATTTATTCCACCAAATGTCATtgctgaattttaatttgagcattaaatcaaatttgacaaattttttattttcaaataggcCTATGTGTTGTTTTCCCCTGAGGTTTGATCTTGGCATAAATTGCAGTACTAGGTCCCCAGATTAAACATCTTTGCAGGAACCCTAACCCTGAGTAAAAACCCAGAGTATCTAGTAAATACTGCCAAGTCATTGTAGGTTGCATTTACATTATCAGGACATTTGTGCTTGTAAAGGGGTCCCACTGCTACAAGAATACTCCATGCACTGGTGTCTGGTGACACacttatatgcatatattttaacCTCAATGGACACAATAGATGGCCAGTTTATTccactgaaagttttttttaacaaataataaattaataataataaataaatattatgaacGTAGTTCTGGAATTCCTTATATTTGTCCACTTCTGTTTTTAAACCAAACAGCTGAAATAAGAGCACaattcaaatgtgtttaaaatgataCCTTGCACCATCATAAAATGTGATGGATTTTCATTGAATGCCAATGTTTTGTGCAAGCAGGTATATAATTTTGGTTGCATAGTTGTAATGTAGGTAGCTATCATACCTTACATTCTAGATTAGAATATCACATTTTGACATCACAAAGGGGAGAGCTTGTGTGGAATCCTGGTAGCAGTACAATCTTACACaagtattgtgatgtcataagcaTAACTTCTCTAAGCTTCTTCTTCTAAGCTATAAGAGTAACACATTTTCATCGTCATCAGATGGAATTTTCCTGTGACTCCCACCCACGAAGACAGGGCAAGCTGATATTCTTGAGCAATCGGTTCCTGGAGGTGAGCTCTAAATCCACTAGGGGGCCGTGATGGGGAAGAAGCTGTCCCTGCTGTTTTTAAAGGAGGGGACGAGCCCAGTGCTGCAGGAGAGGCAGCAGGCCGCCATGGCGCCGCTGTGGCAGGGTTTGCTGGGAGGCAACAGGAGACTGCTGCAGATCCTGACTGAAATCCAGCTGCTGGACAGCCTGAAGGAGCAGGAGCTGACGCAGGCGAGGATGGAGGTGGCGGTGCTGCGGCGGCGCCTGTCCGAGGTGCTGCAGAGCGCCGGGCGCTGCAGGAGCATGGTCGAGTCGCTGGAGCAGTGCGTGCTCCGCAAGCGCCGCGA
It encodes:
- the stox1 gene encoding storkhead-box protein 1, with the protein product MSQQQRVVQLSPASLALVFGKDEESSRTAGGKYNASSASGREIFADFKSQNTRSFWNKRLVKAMAEVYFQGWMENFVLIVQGNANHLEVVREAWMRRALRSPRGFNIRAVGDLSPMQMAPIVQSQFIPLSEVLCSVISDMNAAQVTVSQEALFSHMMKAYPGMTIPTQDILYNALGSLIKERKIYHTGEGYFIVTPQTYFITNSVVKDKHWWTSGENDLPSPPPITYLLSSESCMDSTADPPSVAHCKSCSCFAPSVLDQHSVAESTAKSLRWPRDPKPSIQHQSTSTATHYQPSEMSKSTTSRKDKEKPGRKFGLSFFRRNVGKKEKPKKEYATYSGQFPPAEWPVRDEEDLNNLPRDLEHAIIRRINPELTVDNLVRHTVLMKKLEDKGGDKGGDKGVDRGVSTEILTSKQRHPSAKVPGKRSSSRAARSKRKTRSSREKQREKMKDLGCPADPDLDHIPSLLGSEVAVDEPVPQAYEHSSPVDTKNVFKKRIDNPFQGRPVRKPEESRQTGDSREHAGHRSKSWDPSQTKKSTNRTGRPVTTIDRSCEALTLDSQPVKELLGDYSSGYPETSTLRIEDKMKKLTESKARGRALEDDNGKGTKHKASQDGNAGGRLHPRHPTRQAPHKDSDLMAYPLPPQITHQSSTAASPFGPNTTAQHRLGLSAQQLDGKGDVKQSLSHCGSQQHTPQPLKSGGLRVDSGQTESDSCTDEDQALYQRAVEDDDACSSLYLNEDSMNEGSDVSQSERIPFYQQSSTEGDRDCAFLEEVGVHQGPVLGTSQQVDCRWHELNSQRHSVVSQTDGAPAQAPQVPLLPGGEAEPNEVVQSCIFDRCQGSEADSDTETLHRSADEAESRSFSWGCGPRPEELEHQGAAGSPRPAAASQGAPAGAGAGEAVENHSSTGDSGIDSPRTRVSLTSSSSGIVEGLKQRIFLQDLETLHSMRPQNSVLQLASTMNV